A genomic region of Phragmites australis chromosome 2, lpPhrAust1.1, whole genome shotgun sequence contains the following coding sequences:
- the LOC133895791 gene encoding protein NEGATIVE REGULATOR OF RESISTANCE-like, with the protein MEKFERERKIFLSILAFFFPPFFPFPLLINHYLLFLQNTSLQPTNTSARCSSRKHSSRCETMDATTTKRKRPAADIPSDATAAAAVDEVSDAEVEEFYAILRRMRDASRRLCGAGARPPPRAPAWRPSFSWEDFAPAPAPEPAQPRPDERVVAENAAAPRAGLDLNAEPEPDTLSEPATPRSARTAPA; encoded by the coding sequence ATGGAGAAGtttgaaagagagagaaaaatattccTTAGCATCCTGGCCTTTTTTTTCCCACCATTCTTTCCCTTCCCCTTGCTTATAAACCACTATTTACTTTTCCTCCAAAACACTTCCCTGCAGCCAACAAACACTTCTGCTCGCTGCTCCtcgcgcaagcactcctcacgCTGTGAGACCATGGACGCGACCACCACCAAGCGCAAGCGCCCAGCCGCCGACATCCCTAGcgacgccaccgccgccgcagccgtcGACGAGGTCTCCGACGCCGAGGTCGAGGAGTTCTACGCCATCCTCCGCCGCATGCGCGACGCGTCCCGCCGCCTctgcggcgccggcgcccgccCTCCCCCGCGCGCCCCGGCGTGGCGGCCCAGCTTCTCCTGGGAGGACTTCGcccccgcgccggcgccggagccggCGCAGCCGCGGCCCGACGAACGCGTCGTCGCAGAGAACGCCGCAGCGCCGCGGGCCGGCCTCGACCTCAACGCCGAGCCGGAGCCCGACACGCTGTCGGAGCCGGCCACGCCGCGCTCGGCGCGCACCGCTCCGGCGTAG